The nucleotide sequence gtcaCTTGGATGCATCTGTAGCTGTTCAGTCTCAATCCTGTaaattctcatcacattgtgtgtgtgtatttttctgTAATGACCATTTATCTAGGTTTTTATAATGTGTTGAAGTGTTTTTGATCCAGTTATAATAATTTCAAATCTCACTTGATGTTTTCTTTGATAATTACACCCGTCTGAAAtagagaccttttttttttgggccaggCAGTTTATGATACTAAATTAGAGAGATTTTAACATTCAGTCTAATTCTTCCCAACATAAAGGAATAATACTAATTTAACAAAAGTCTACAAAATAGGCTTCCTAAAAGAACATGAATAAATCTTTAGTTTTCATTTagtgtatataaaacaaaacaacacaagcTCCCACACAAAACTGTTCAATGTACACTGAAAATGTTTATTGTGCATatacaatatgtatatatttatcagGACATAGCCATAGTTTGGTCAACTTCACACTCCACGTTCTAACAGAAGAGTAGAAACATCCACAAATTGCACAAGTCTGATTTATTCTAAACGAACACGTGACCAGCCTAAAAGCAGCGATTCACGATCTTCTAGTTAGAGCGAACGTCCACTAATAAGAAGCTTGTGAAAAGCAGACTCGGGATCAAACGCACAACTGTACTAGGCACGAGTTTATGAACGTACACATCCAAGTTaacccttcttttttttcttcttttttttttaagtgctctCTGCATCGACGGCtgcacaccacacaccacatataAACGCCTCATCTGATCCGATCGCTTTCTCATTTGATCATTTTGCTGATGCAGCCTAAAAACATCTGACTATGTAGCGCCTAGGACTCTACATAAACAACATGCAACTGTCAGCACGATAggcattaaaacacacacacacacacacacatatatatataaaacaacataatgacaaacacataaataatgtattaaaacatAAGTGCTATTATAATCAAAGGCAcctgtaaataaaactgaacaaaaaaataaaattgaaaatgatTAATACACAAAGGCTGCGAAAAAACaggaggaggaaaagaaaaaaaacctatttGGACAGGATCAGTTTGCAGTTACAAGAGCTGCTCTGTGATTTCGTTTCCGTCCTTGCACCTGAGGACAATACAGGACACACAGACTAACCTGCTCTGATCATTTGACGAGTTTCATAGACAGATATCATCTCATCATTACCGTTATACAATTACAGTACGGCATTCGGCAGATGCCTTACccatttttttactcatttatcGCACATTTAAGGGcaccaacagggacaactttgGGGTgatgggatttaaacctgggatcttctaaaccgtggtccaatgccttaaccactgatctCCCCCTGACCCTGACGCTAATAGTGTGGTGTTATTCAAGGGAAATAAACTCACAGATGACAACTAAGTTGATATTGTTCGTcgttttgtttcagttttgtaTATCTGGCTACGTTCTGGACTTCAGTACAATGTGTTACAGGAGTCGTGCAGAGAAACTAATCCTGTTCAAATAAGGGGTGAAGTTAATGATAATATCTGTTCAATAAAAGGATGATAAAAAGGAAAGCGAGAACGTGTTTTGAACACCGCTAAAAGTGCTACAgaacagtattattattattattattattatttatacagtcATACCTTCCACTAAACTTCAAGAACAAAATGTAAACCGATGCACCTACACATTAGATCAGACAGTATATGGTTTAACATGAGCtgcattaaaacaaacattactacataaaaactttcatttttaaaaataatgatcaAAGAAAAGCAACAATAATAATCAGGGTTTGTTCTGCGGTGTGGTTGGCGTGTCTCACAGGTAAGGGTACTGGGCGAGTTTCCTCTGCCCGAGAGGGTACGGCTGCCCGGGGAGCTGCTGCTGCGGGCAGTGCGAGGCGGCTGCTTGGCCCATCAGCCCCATGGCGCTGCTCTTCTGCAGGAGACTCAGAGAGGCGGAGTAAGGCCCGGCCGCACGCGTGTGCCTGATGGAGGATGACGAGGACGAGGaggcggaggaggaagaggaagcgCCGGCGGAGTTGTGAAGCTGATCCACGGCCTGCGACACCGAGGCGAGGGCGGCCGACGCGGGGTAGGCGTAAAGGTTAGGGGCGGAGCTGAAGAGTGAAGCCTCGTGCAGCCTGTAGGAGTGCGACGGGCCTGCGGGAGGATAAGTGGGTTGACGTCTCAGGGACCCGCCTCCTGACCTGTCATGAGAAGACATCCCGGGCTGCTGGACCTGACGGACACAAGGAGACACAGAAGATGAGACGCGTATCTGTTTAAAAAGATGCTGAGTGCTGCACCCGagtgattttagttttttcacAAGGAAACTCGCAGAAAAGCTTTACATGATGTCGGGTTTTTGATGATGCGCACAATTTATCAGCTCGCTTGATCAGGAGAGGGAGTCCGCCGTAGAACAAACACTATCGAGATACTAAAGTGGTGCGGGAGTATTTTCAGCACAGCAGAGACAGAAATACGGTGTAGAGAGCTTTAATGGTAGctttgctaaaaaataaaaaaaaacatcatgtgcACGGGGTGTCTTTTAATCTTGAAAGATTGCATGTTGTACTTTTAAAGAATTCTTTCTCTTTCAAAGCGAAACACGGGCTGTTGGGGAAAAGTGCTGCATCCCCTGCTTCGGCTTGTTTACTGGATTCAACCATCTAGTTCTGAAGAAACTGCGTCTCGGTGTACgagaggttgtttttttttgtcaagagCAGCATTGGTGGCTACTATAAGccgatttttattttttaagattacATCATTGCTCTGTTACAAAAGCGCACTCTGCTCACTAGAACATGATCTTCCAAAAACACACTATAAAAAGCAACAttggagaagagagagagaaaaaaaaaaacaagcacgaAATCTATTCATGTGCTCTTTTgagtaacaaacaaacaagatccAGAAGAACAGCCTGAACGTTATGTCTGAGCTGCTGCTCTCATCAGTGACCTACTTTACCCTCAGCCAGCCGTGCTTCTGGCACACTTCTCTGTTTTAATACCCAAATTCGTATAGAGGATAAAGGCTAATATTATCAGACTAATGactgactgattgattgatacAGTTTACTGAGATCACCGTAATAAACCGTAAAGGGGTTTTACAATCATTAACTTTATTCTCTATAGACTATAAACACTTACACTTTGCCTGTACCATCAATTTTTGCTTTGGTTCGGTTTGGTTTACACGAAACATTTACTATAACTTCACTAAAGAATGACTAAATCAGGCACAATATATAGCATCATACTaaatcttttttcattttgcacatttatttatcaCACTTAACTGATTTAGAtcaacaaacaaattttaacaTCACACAAAGGTgaaccagagtaaatacaaaatgcagtttttaaataacatgttgTTAATCTTTCAGCTGTTCTTGTAGCACAacggaccatccgatccgcacaacaacttggcttgggttttacactggatgtgCTTCCTGAGGTCaccctctcattttatccgGAACTTCCACTGCATCTAGtggctggaaatcaaacccaggccttcccAGGCAGATGATAGAAAAAGCTGTCtggctgattggctgagctctttCAGTGGGGGGGGGATGGGAGGCAAATAGTACTCTCACATTAATCGCGGCTCTACAGAcaatctgtgagctcacgcaagcggaagggcTGGATAGTGCTgttctccgagtgtgttacgcgaGCGAGTGTGTACGTGaacgagcagtttgaaaagatgcggtttggaggaaacacatgatagacTCTAACTGACTCTATAACTCCTAACtgactggtagtagtagcctaaATTTGGGCGCTccctagtgacgggaaggaattgaaaaaaaaaaaaaaaaaaagctgaaaaaattaaatcttaaatGCGGTTGAGATGCTGAGGCTCCGTATAATGCTCAAAAACTTTAAAGTGTgacagaattaaataaattatgcaaATAGTGTAAAAGACTCAGTGTGACCCGCCAAGGGGgtgattactttttcacatgttcAGTTTTCCCCcttaagaaataaaatcatcttttataaccaacattttatatttacttttgatatctctgtataatatataatattaaaattagtttgatgatatgaattatttaaagtgtgaaaaatatgcaaaagaaaGCTACTTTTTCTTAGACCGAAGGCTTAATTTGGGGCAGGAGGCGTGTCTCTACCTGACTCAGGTTGAGAGGCTGGGACTTGGTGGTCACTGTCCTCTGATGCCGCTCGCTGCTGGACAATCCTGAGTGGGACGACTGTAGAGCTGATGTCTTCTTCGATTTTCCGGATGTTGTGCTGTTTAGCTCTAAGACAAACAaatttaagggggaaaaaaaaaaacataagaacatGAAGAAGACTATATTTATCAGGATTATTGTGGAGTGATGACATACCGTTGGTCGCCCCGTCCCAGGGCTGAGTCTTCAGTGAGGGCATGACCACAGCCAAAGACTTGGAGCCTTGTCCGCTGCTCTCCGCAAAGTTGGGCAAGCGTTTAGGACTGAGGGGGCTGCAGGTGGACGAGTCCGAGTCCTGAGAGTCGTGGACCGTCACGCAGCTGATGACGTTCGCACGCTGGTTCACGCTGCAGCTGAGAGAAAATCGCAAAGCAGTTtgttagattattattataattttttttttttgggcaaaAGAATGACACATAAGGGTCTTTTCTCTAAAGATGACTCGAATCATCTTTTCAGGCTCACAAAATTTCCAGTCTATAAGATTTTTCTTAGAAGTGGCACACAGGCACAAGGTGTGTCAGGGAAGCTGACGCACCGGATTTTCTGCTCAGGTGGGAGAGGAGGAAACAGTGGGCACAGAGGAGGCACGCCCATCGATAATGCAGGCTTTAATGAGATGTGAAATCGGGTTAACTGCTGCTGAGGTGGATTTTTTTGCAGCTCTCGCAGAAAGTCTGCTGTTTGGGTGCAGGATCGCAAAATTGTATTTTCATGAGAACTAATGTCTGTCTACAGGATTAAGATTTAGCACCCAGAAACAGTTATACTGGTTTtcctggattttttaaaaatatcttacatatttatttttaaatataataaataaaactgctgattttaatttaaattgaattactgatTGCAGAATTATATCTTAACGTCCATTTCATACAAAATGTCTACGACAAAAACTACCTAATGGTCTGTGAGCTGCTTGCAAGTGCAACTGTATTGTTTCTAAATAAATGTTCGACCTGTATAACTTTTGTCCTTCAGCGCTTCTAAGAAACTGATCGTTTGGGACTTGATGTGATTCGTACGTTGTACTTGAGACTCGTTTGAGGGTATCGACTTgagctggaagaaaaaaaacgctGCAGAATGAACTACCGTCATGAGGCGGATCATTACATGCCAATCACCTTGTGGGCGGAACTTTGGTGTCGTCTTCGTCCTCGGTGTCACTAGGAATGGTGATGATGCTGACGGCTGGGCTGGGTGTGTCTGAAATGATAATCGGCTGAGACGGGTCACCGCTGGTGTGTAGTGCAGAGGACGtgggcctgcagagacacaCAAGGATTTAACACACTCCAGTGTAGGGTACGTATCTGAACATTCATGAGCTGTGATAACATTGCTGAAAATCAGATAGATTTTTCAGATCTTCCCTTTCTAATCACAAATCTTGCCtcagtaaaatataatatttatcctACCTACATATATAGGGGAATGCATTCGACCCCCGGATTTTTCCTTAGAACCTGACTAATAATTTTTCGGgtatacactaccattcaaaagttttagaacactttctaactccatgatggttccaaatttttatttctttctacattgtaaaggaatgctgaaggcgtccaaaaaatgcattaatctcctttgaacagttaatggtgagatgtttctgctacttctgctctgtaaagacttcataatgcctctaatctgaggtgctgttaattggtcatttttcaggctgataactctaaattaacttctcgtctgcggcagaggtaggttttggtctcgccctcctgggacggccttcatgagagacagtttcattatggtgcttgacagattttgcaaatgcacttgacaatactgttcttgcaagaactattacaaaaaggctgacctctgtgtcttaaaataacaacttagtgttgtttttcttgttgttacataattacctaatcccatatgtgttattttatagttttgaaatccccagtattgttgtagaatgtagaaaataaatcactaaacaaaaacaaagaaatctgcaagtgttctaaaactttttgtCTTGTAGAGAGAACTGACTCAtaccaaagattttttttaagggtaatgTAATATGCTGAGCTAAGTGAAATTTAAGTGTTCTGGGAACATATTTCtgggtttaaactataaacatagtcatttatatagtttattttatagttttataatttCAGGGGTCGACTGTAATCCATCGTATGCAATTTGACCACAAACTACTGAAAAACAGTCAGATACGAGACGCTACCTAGCTCTACTTTCTGCATGGCGACCCTTTGACTTCTTGACCCCGCCCTGCTGTGCCCGAACGTTGCCCGCTCCTGTGTTGAGAGTCTGCGAGGTCACGTGGCATCCCTGCGCAGCATCCTGCTGTGTGACATCACACTGGCCACCATGTCGCCCCCTGATGGAGAACCACAATGGCACAAGAATGAAACTGCACGTGTTAAACACACTTAGGTACGAGTATACAATAAGTGTACAGGATAGTTGCTGACCTCCAGTTGGCACTGGACTGACTCGAACCGTCAGCCAACATAGAGCCCATAGGAGATTCAGCAAGGACAGGCTGACTGGTTCCAGGGATGGCCATGCCTGGCATCTGTTGCCATGCCGACGGGATGAGGATCTGCTGTGTGCCTGCGGGCCAGCCCTgctaaaaacacacaacaaacaaTGAAGCGAGCAATCGTTACTCAGGTTTTAGATGAGCcttgtaaatgattaaattctttaaaacgttGGGATGTCTGACAAGCACATGCAATATAGAGGCAGTTCCTTTTGCTCAACTACTGAGTAAGCATCTTCAAAAAGCTCCTAGGAATCCATGCACAGAGCTACAGctttgaaaaaaacatttttcctgCACTGGGGTCAAAAAAGAGTCACCGGGAAAAAATCTGCTCGAAACATGCCTTGTGAGTTCTGCTCACATGGACAAAGCTGAAATACACCGTGACGTTTGGGCGTTGGAGTAAGGttgtaaaacacaaaacaaaaaaataatgcccTTATCAATGAcgaccacaacaacaacaaaaaaaccagaatcaaactaaaataaaataatgccaTTTTTTCCCACTCCAACACTCTAAATTGATCAGAAGACAAAGTGAGAGAAGATTCATGATcatgtttttgattaaaaaatttaaaaaaaattttttttttttttacattcccaCCAAAGTGAGAGGCACAGAGGTGAGGACATACCAGCTATGTGGACAGGAATACTCAAAAGAACCTTTTggctgaaaatgaaaaataaaacattagatatgtcaagaaaattttttttttctcctctcatTTCTTTCCAGACCTGTGAATCAGTCAGAATTAACATGATGCCACTGTCCATTATTGATGCCACTATCCACTAATGTCCAAAGCTGCGTAGTTTTAATACGGATTTCGTCTTTGCTCGATCAGACTTGTCAAGTCAGGGGCAGCCAAGGCTTCAGGGAAACGGGGAATGGGTTCCAGTGCCCTGACGCACTGCAGAAAAAATGCTTCAAGGCTGGTTTGAGGATCACAACAACGAGTTTAAGTCGCCGATTCAGCTTctaaattctccagatctcaatccagtcAAGCATCTGTGGGTTGTGATGGAAAACGAGTCCGATCCATGGAAGCCCCACCTCacagcttaaaggatctgctTTGGTAGATATGATGGCACCTCTGAAGAGGTCTAGGGAACTCCGTGCCTTGTcgggtcagagctgttttggcgGCAAAATTTGGGCCTACTTAAAATTAGGGGCAAAAGTATATGGACAACTGAACATCACACCCATGTGTGCTTTTCTTCCAAATGGGTTTACACAAAggcttagtggtaagcactgtcgctttgcacctcctgggtctggTTCGTTTCCCACCtaggctctgtgtgcatgaagtttgcatgttctctctgtgcttagtgtgtttcctccaggtgtgTGGATGAACTTTCGAATGAGATTTACAgacaccatactgtatattggtgtGATGCTCGTTAGCggtatagtgtatatattagTAGgtaatcgtaaaaaaaaaacaacaccacaaCGCAAACCCGATAACGCAACATGTTTCAGGTCACATgaaatttgttttataataataataataatcaggaaTGTATTTAGTATTCGAAGAGGGGTTTCATCTTTTGTGTGAAACAACTCTAACTAAATTAACTCCTGGGTAGAATCAGATGCGTGTGTGAAGGAAGCTGCAAGCTGTAGTGGCAAGCGCCCTGTCATGAACGGCTTGATGCCAGGGGCAGTGGGTACGGGGGTGTGGGggtggggtgtggggggggCAGTCCTGCTGCGAGGGGGTGTAGGGCAGCTACCATCAGCGGTGTGCAGGAGACAGGGCGTgaggaaggaggaggagggttgTTTGGAGGAGGTTAGAACACACTGTGTGGggtagaggagtgtgtgtgtgtgtgtgtgtgtgtgtgtgtgtgtgtgtgtgtgtgtgtgtgtgtgagaatcacCACATCGCTTTCCTCACACACCATTGTGAGAATTCACACGTGCAGAGATGAGCCATAAAAGAGAGCGGACTTGGGGAGAAATtatcattaattcattaaaatttatGCGGTCGTGAATGTTTGTAGTACTGACAATTAAGGACGAAAGCGCCGGTGTTCGTTTCTCTGTAACGAAATGATCTCCTGCGGGAATTAAACTCTTGTATCCGGATGGctaggaattaaaaaaataaataaataaatgtgagcTGGTGATGAGAAACATCTGGGGACATAAACGCGCTACTGTGTGATTGTGGATTTATTTATAGAAAACTACAATCATGATACTGATATGAATGAGGCTTTGTGCTGGCTGTAATCACACATCTTCCTTCTAATTGGCTTCCAGTAGAGACAGCATGGACACAAAGGGGTTAGGACTCCGTGGCAGCTCAGACGCCGAGACTGTTGCAAGCACACGTTCAAGTGTTTTTctagagaggtgtgtgtgtgtagtattgGTTACAGACGAcaattctggaaaaaaaatcagtttctaACTCGGTATTTGTGGATACCCAGTGGAACCCAGATGTCTAGAGTGATGACAAACTATTTCAAAACCAACCTGGATACAAAGTAACAAGCAGCGTCACCTGTAAAAGCTAAACTTCACCTCACTTACCTGTGTGTAAAAACGAATGATATAAAAAATAGTACATGTGAcgaaaattaaatatattacacctTAAAACCAAatctacatttttaaaagcttcATTTGTACTGAAGACTATAAATAAATCcacacaatgcaaaaaaaaaatcttccagtTACCTCAAAattaatcacacacatacacacgctgtTATTTTCCCACGAATCACCTCGTTCAAACATGTGGGATGCAAAGAAAAGACATCCAAGACAGACTGGAGGACAGAAACAGACAAGGACAGCATTCTCTCttacaatgcacacacacacacacacacgcacacacacacacacacacacacactgcagtgctACCTGCGTCAGCATGCTGGGCTGGATGTGCAGGGACTGAGCGGATTGGTTCTGGGGGACCATGGGGACAGAATTGTCCATCCGCACCGGATATCCCGAGTGCTTACCGGAAGGCTGAAGCCCTGCTGGAGTAAAGAGTCTGAATTTACACCAATCATTCCTCACCAAACTGAACACAACAACTAGTAATAAGTTTCAATCGGTGATCAGTTTCATCTTTTAATCAGCTGTGgaaggaaggtgtgtgtgtgtgtgtgtgtgtgtgtgtagaagtagtagtagtgaGACCTTGTATAGTGGGTGGACAGACGATGAGGGTCTGCTGGAAGGGTTCAGTCTGAGtgcacagctgtgtgtgtctgGTCTGCAGCGGGACGCTCTGCTGGGTCAGACCCGGGATGTTGATGGTGGCCTGCTGGTAAAGACCCGGCTGGTAGTTGAGCAGAGGAACGTTGCTGCTCAGAGACAGAGACTGGCCACCAGAGGGTGCCATCTGCTGAAAGACAAAAGGAGAGACGGTTATGGGTGTGGCACCTGGAAAAGGAAGGTGAACTGATTGTTAGAAATCAGTATAGAAAACGGTAACAGACTGATAAAAGGAAATAAGATAAGATTAGATATACCATTATTCAGAAATATGTGAACAAACATAAAGCAGGAGCAGTACagtgaataaatacaaaatacaaaaaaaaatctcaatacaATACACTTACAGTCATACAGCACTAGGTAATATAATGGTGCACAGTTTAAAAAGGTCTTTAAGatatttaagatattataaCTACTGTAACtatactgtaaaatgtacaaacttaaatgattctttaaattgtgtaaagctgctttgctacattgtcaattgttaaaagcgctatacaaataaaactgaattgaattgaaatttaagatattgtaactattgtaattatagtgtaaaatgtaaaatatgataactatattgtactgtagttatattgtaaaatttaaGATACTGAAACCATATTGCAatgatattgtaattttttttttaaactatattgtAATTCAATTGTAAAATTTAAGACATTGAAACTTTATTGCaattatattgtaaaattaaaataattaaactatattataattctattgtaaaatttaagctattgcaactatattttaattatattgtaaaatttaacaTATTGTAACTACTGTAActgtattataaaatgtaagatATTATAACAGTATATCAGtaataaattttgtaaatagttCTACAAAAATAGTTCTGTTTTGGGGAAACATCATATCATTGTATTCACTAAACTGAAACAAGAGCCAGTGTCTCTTATGTACAGCATGCTGTGAACGGATTGTGTGACCATGTGACCCAATCCTCAGCCCTAGTACAAATACATATGCATGCATACAGACCAGGacagaatgaaaaagaaaaaaaaaaacccaatgcTTGACCACTCTATTAAGATTGTATCAATAGAACATTCAGCACATTTTGTGTTGAAGAGCTTGTGTGCCCACCTGATTGTGCTGACTGAGCTGACTGCTAAAGGTCACTGTGAGGTTGGTGGCTGTGCTCGGGCCGCTGTTGCTGCTAAAGAGGTTCTTGTTGTTGTCGAAGGCGGTGCAGCGGCGCTTACAGATCTCCATGTTTTGGAAACATGACTTTACACTGAGCAAAGAAAGAGAAATTAGGGGAGAAACACTCCTGTaagaatccacacacacacacacaaaaaatatatacaaaaagtgACATCCGATGGTTCACGTGTAacttttataaattcttttttggCCCATACGTCACATCAggatttttccccccaaataACACCTTCATGTcctacatattattattattttgaaatgtgGCGTGGCAGGAGCAGCTTACTGCGCGCTGTGGGGAAAGTGCAGGAGATGAGTCATTGTGACAAAAGGGTGGTTGAGGGTCTTCATCGGCGTGATCCTTTTATCTGCGTCAAGAGCGAGCATCTTCTTTAGCAGGTCGATAAATTCCCGCCTGTCGGCCTTCTCCGCCAAAATGTCTGTGCCTTCCAGATTAGTCATATTAACCTGCGGGAGAGAGATAGAAATGTTTGTCGTTTTTTGCATCACTACAGAGCGCAGCTTCACCTTCGACAAAGCAAACCGCGGCAAATCAGTTCACGCTGTTATAAAACGATTAaaacgccaaaaaaaaaaaaaaatcccataatTACCTGCATCATGTCATCGAGACAGTTGAAGATA is from Clarias gariepinus isolate MV-2021 ecotype Netherlands chromosome 22, CGAR_prim_01v2, whole genome shotgun sequence and encodes:
- the hipk1a gene encoding homeodomain-interacting protein kinase 1 isoform X6, whose protein sequence is MASQLQAFSSPSVSSSGISRSKKLKLEKPAWDGENSYGLQSPGQASASSPSASDFNSNYGSSGLGFPSSNPAREHTVVRAADSTGSVPGPSSSSSSSSSSSSSTSSHRGKNGYQKQSGVKRKSEEVESSDSVQILEELSAPVLSNRAGGAGGGTTTAQSITHSTSTAKSSNSHSEGDYQLVQHEILCSVSNSYEVLEFLGRGTFGQVAKCWKRGTNEIVAIKILKNHPSYARQGQIEVGILSRLSTENADEFNFVRSYECFQHKNHTCLVFEMLEQNLYDFLKHSKFSPLMLKCIRPVLQQVATALMKLKSLGLIHADLKPENIMLVDPIRQPYRVKVIDFGSASHVSKAVCSTYLQSRYYRAPEIILGLPFCEAIDMWSLGCVIAELFLGWPLYPGASEYDQIRYISQTQGLPAEYLLSAGTKTSRFFHRGPDASYPLWRLKTPAEHESELGVKSKEARKYIFNCLDDMMQVNMTNLEGTDILAEKADRREFIDLLKKMLALDADKRITPMKTLNHPFVTMTHLLHFPHSAHVKSCFQNMEICKRRCTAFDNNKNLFSSNSGPSTATNLTVTFSSQLSQHNQQMAPSGGQSLSLSSNVPLLNYQPGLYQQATINIPGLTQQSVPLQTRHTQLCTQTEPFQQTLIVCPPTIQGLQPSGKHSGYPVRMDNSVPMVPQNQSAQSLHIQPSMLTQGWPAGTQQILIPSAWQQMPGMAIPGTSQPVLAESPMGSMLADGSSQSSANWRGRHGGQCDVTQQDAAQGCHVTSQTLNTGAGNVRAQQGGVKKSKGRHAESRARPTSSALHTSGDPSQPIIISDTPSPAVSIITIPSDTEDEDDTKVPPTSCSVNQRANVISCVTVHDSQDSDSSTCSPLSPKRLPNFAESSGQGSKSLAVVMPSLKTQPWDGATNELNSTTSGKSKKTSALQSSHSGLSSSERHQRTVTTKSQPLNLSQVQQPGMSSHDRSGGGSLRRQPTYPPAGPSHSYRLHEASLFSSAPNLYAYPASAALASVSQAVDQLHNSAGASSSSSASSSSSSSIRHTRAAGPYSASLSLLQKSSAMGLMGQAAASHCPQQQLPGQPYPLGQRKLAQYPYL
- the hipk1a gene encoding homeodomain-interacting protein kinase 1 isoform X3 produces the protein MASQLQAFSSPSVSSSGISRSKKLKLEKPAWDGENSYGLQSPGQASASSPSASDFNSNYGSSGLGFPSSNPAREHTVVRAADSTGSVPGPSSSSSSSSSSSSSTSSHRGKNGYQKQSGVKRKSEEVESSDSVQILEELSAPVLSNRAGGAGGGTTTAQSITHSTSTAKSSNSHSEGDYQLVQHEILCSVSNSYEVLEFLGRGTFGQVAKCWKRGTNEIVAIKILKNHPSYARQGQIEVGILSRLSTENADEFNFVRSYECFQHKNHTCLVFEMLEQNLYDFLKHSKFSPLMLKCIRPVLQQVATALMKLKSLGLIHADLKPENIMLVDPIRQPYRVKVIDFGSASHVSKAVCSTYLQSRYYRAPEIILGLPFCEAIDMWSLGCVIAELFLGWPLYPGASEYDQIRYISQTQGLPAEYLLSAGTKTSRFFHRGPDASYPLWRLKTPAEHESELGVKSKEARKYIFNCLDDMMQVNMTNLEGTDILAEKADRREFIDLLKKMLALDADKRITPMKTLNHPFVTMTHLLHFPHSAHVKSCFQNMEICKRRCTAFDNNKNLFSSNSGPSTATNLTVTFSSQLSQHNQQMAPSGGQSLSLSSNVPLLNYQPGLYQQATINIPGLTQQSVPLQTRHTQLCTQTEPFQQTLIVCPPTIQGLQPSGKHSGYPVRMDNSVPMVPQNQSAQSLHIQPSMLTQQGWPAGTQQILIPSAWQQMPGMAIPGTSQPVLAESPMGSMLADGSSQSSANWRGRHGGQCDVTQQDAAQGCHVTSQTLNTGAGNVRAQQGGVKKSKGRHAESRARPTSSALHTSGDPSQPIIISDTPSPAVSIITIPSDTEDEDDTKVPPTSCSVNQRANVISCVTVHDSQDSDSSTCSPLSPKRLPNFAESSGQGSKSLAVVMPSLKTQPWDGATNELNSTTSGKSKKTSALQSSHSGLSSSERHQRTVTTKSQPLNLSQVQQPGMSSHDRSGGGSLRRQPTYPPAGPSHSYRLHEASLFSSAPNLYAYPASAALASVSQAVDQLHNSAGASSSSSASSSSSSSIRHTRAAGPYSASLSLLQKSSAMGLMGQAAASHCPQQQLPGQPYPLGQRKLAQYPYL
- the hipk1a gene encoding homeodomain-interacting protein kinase 1 isoform X1; translated protein: MASQLQAFSSPSVSSSGISRSKKLKLEKPAWDGENSYGLQSPGQASASSPSASDFNSNYGSSGLGFPSSNPAREHTVVRAADSTGSVPGPSSSSSSSSSSSSSTSSHRGKNGYQKQSGVKRKSEEVESSDSVQILEELSAPVLSNRAGGAGGGTTTAQSITHSTSTAKSSNSHSEGDYQLVQHEILCSVSNSYEVLEFLGRGTFGQVAKCWKRGTNEIVAIKILKNHPSYARQGQIEVGILSRLSTENADEFNFVRSYECFQHKNHTCLVFEMLEQNLYDFLKHSKFSPLMLKCIRPVLQQVATALMKLKSLGLIHADLKPENIMLVDPIRQPYRVKVIDFGSASHVSKAVCSTYLQSRYYRAPEIILGLPFCEAIDMWSLGCVIAELFLGWPLYPGASEYDQIRYISQTQGLPAEYLLSAGTKTSRFFHRGPDASYPLWRLKTPAEHESELGVKSKEARKYIFNCLDDMMQVNMTNLEGTDILAEKADRREFIDLLKKMLALDADKRITPMKTLNHPFVTMTHLLHFPHSAHVKSCFQNMEICKRRCTAFDNNKNLFSSNSGPSTATNLTVTFSSQLSQHNQQMAPSGGQSLSLSSNVPLLNYQPGLYQQATINIPGLTQQSVPLQTRHTQLCTQTEPFQQTLIVCPPTIQAGLQPSGKHSGYPVRMDNSVPMVPQNQSAQSLHIQPSMLTQQGWPAGTQQILIPSAWQQMPGMAIPGTSQPVLAESPMGSMLADGSSQSSANWRGRHGGQCDVTQQDAAQGCHVTSQTLNTGAGNVRAQQGGVKKSKGRHAESRARPTSSALHTSGDPSQPIIISDTPSPAVSIITIPSDTEDEDDTKVPPTSCSVNQRANVISCVTVHDSQDSDSSTCSPLSPKRLPNFAESSGQGSKSLAVVMPSLKTQPWDGATNELNSTTSGKSKKTSALQSSHSGLSSSERHQRTVTTKSQPLNLSQVQQPGMSSHDRSGGGSLRRQPTYPPAGPSHSYRLHEASLFSSAPNLYAYPASAALASVSQAVDQLHNSAGASSSSSASSSSSSSIRHTRAAGPYSASLSLLQKSSAMGLMGQAAASHCPQQQLPGQPYPLGQRKLAQYPYL